A segment of the Candidatus Marinarcus aquaticus genome:
CTTTAAATTTTTTGCAATCTTTCACCGGAACATCAAACTCTTTTGCAACCAAACAGAACTCTTTGTTGTACTGTGCAGGTGTAGCAAGGATGTTTTTCTCTTTTAAGTTTAAAAACGTTTGCTTAACGACTTTCGCAATCTCTTTACTCATAAGTTATCCTAATAGTTTTTTCACCATTTCATTGATTCTTTTCCCATCTGCTACGCCTGCAAATGTTTTAGTAGCCATGCCCATGACTTTTCCCATGTCTTTCATGGTGGTTGCTCCTACTTTGGCAATAATCTCTTTCATACCACTTTCAAGCTCTTCATCGCTTAATTGTTTAGGTAAATATGCCTGAAAAACTTCCACTTGTTCAAGCTCTTTGTTGACCAACTCATCACGTCCAGCCTCTTTGTATTGAGCGGCAGCTTCTTCTCGTTGTTTGATGCCTCGTTGGATGAGTTTAACAACCTCTTCATCGCTTAAATCTTTTCTTTCATCCACTTCAATTTGTTTGATCATGGTATTAATCGCACGAATACTGTCTCTTTTGACAATCTCTTTTGCTCTCATTGCTTCTTTTAAATCGTTTTTCAGTTGTTCTTTCAGACTCATTTTCTCTCCAAATATATCAAAAATTGTTATTTCATTATAATCAATTATTCTTTAAAGCTCTCTACGAGCTCTTCAAGTTCCAAAAAACGTTCGACTTTCTCTTCATAAATTGCTTTGATCTCTTCAAGCTCCTGTGAAACCGCTACGATGCCTTTTTGTTCATAACATGCGGGGTTACTTAAACAGGCATTGATTGCTTCAATTTGTGCTTCAATTTGTTCTATCTCTTTAGGCAGTGCATCATAAACAATTTGGTCTTTATAGCTGAGTTTATTCTGTTTCTTTTTTGCAGGTTGTGTTGTTTTTGAACTGTTAGAATTGTTCAGTTCTTTTTCAAAGCTTTCTAATTCATGAAGCTCTTTTTCAATCTCTAAATACTCCGTATAGGGTTGGTAACTCTCAAAGACTTCTCCTTGTCCTTTAAAGACAAAGAGTTTTTTGGCAATTTTATCGACAAAATATCGGTCATGGCTTACAAATAT
Coding sequences within it:
- a CDS encoding GatB/YqeY domain-containing protein, with product MSLKEQLKNDLKEAMRAKEIVKRDSIRAINTMIKQIEVDERKDLSDEEVVKLIQRGIKQREEAAAQYKEAGRDELVNKELEQVEVFQAYLPKQLSDEELESGMKEIIAKVGATTMKDMGKVMGMATKTFAGVADGKRINEMVKKLLG